From one Solanum lycopersicum chromosome 12, SLM_r2.1 genomic stretch:
- the LOC138340256 gene encoding uncharacterized protein, translating into MLGACVNDFMGSWDDHLPLIEFAYINSYRYNNGMAPFEALYGRRCRSVVVSLEVGESSILGPKIIHEALNKVRVIRDRLATTYSQQKSYEDNRKCPLEFHVGDQVYLKISPLKGVMRFCSKGKFNPSYVGPYEIL; encoded by the coding sequence atgttgggGGCTTGTGTCAATGACTTCATgggtagttgggatgaccatctacctttgatagagttcgCGTATATTAATAGCTATCGCTACAACAATGGGatggcaccgtttgaggcactgtatggtaggaggtgcaGGTCTGTAGTTGTTTCGTtagaggttggagagtcatccattttgggtccaaagatcattcatgaggccttaaaTAAGGTTAGGGTGATTAGGGATAGGTTGGCTACTACTTACAgtcagcaaaagtcttatgAAGACAACAGAAAATGTCCCTTGGAGTTTCatgttggtgaccaggtctatttgaagatatcacctctgaagggggtgatgaggttttgTAGTAAGGGGAAGTTTAATCCGAGCTATGTTGGTCCATATGAGATCCTATAG